From Neosynechococcus sphagnicola sy1, one genomic window encodes:
- a CDS encoding glutamate 5-kinase has product MATKITAAQIATDAGVRTVITEGRFPGNIAKILEGDAIGTHFEPQPRPFNARQRWIAHGLIPSGKLYLDAGAVAAVKQGGKSLLAAGITNIEGDFQSQEAVMLCDPEGEEVARGLVNYGSFELQRIRGHHSDEIPQILGYEGVETIVHRDNLVLS; this is encoded by the coding sequence ATGGCAACCAAAATCACTGCTGCCCAAATCGCCACCGATGCCGGAGTGCGCACGGTGATTACCGAAGGGCGATTTCCCGGAAATATTGCCAAGATCCTTGAGGGAGATGCGATTGGTACTCACTTCGAGCCCCAACCACGACCCTTTAATGCCCGCCAACGCTGGATTGCCCACGGATTGATCCCATCTGGGAAACTCTACTTAGATGCCGGTGCAGTTGCGGCGGTAAAACAGGGCGGGAAGTCTTTACTCGCCGCTGGGATTACTAACATCGAAGGGGACTTTCAAAGCCAGGAAGCCGTAATGTTATGCGATCCCGAGGGAGAAGAAGTTGCTAGAGGACTGGTCAATTACGGCAGTTTTGAACTCCAGAGAATCCGGGGTCATCATTCCGATGAAATTCCCCAAATTCTTGGCTATGAGGGGGTAGAGACAATTGTCCATCGGGATAATCTGGTGCTGTCCTGA
- a CDS encoding amino acid ABC transporter permease: MSNWKIRWWRDVRFWRWAAQLLAVLLLVLTVLMLGSNLNRNLQQLGLQLGFGFLNSQAGFAIGESAIPYEPSDPYRYALAVGLLNSLKIMVAGIVLATMVGVTVGIARLSDNWLVRQLALVYVEVLRNTPLLLQLFFWYFVVFLELPPVQQQLSLVGLVQLNNRGIFLPGNIHLSPEFSALLLGLTFYTGSFIAEIVRGAIQSVPLGQWEAARALGLKPTLIMRLVIFPQALQVMIPPLTSQYLNLIKNSSLAIAVGYPDVYAVASTTFNQTGRAVEVMLLLLATYLVMSLSISGVMNRWNHLLLHRSSR; the protein is encoded by the coding sequence ATGTCGAACTGGAAAATACGTTGGTGGCGTGATGTCCGCTTCTGGCGCTGGGCGGCTCAACTTCTCGCAGTGCTGCTCTTGGTGCTCACTGTCCTGATGCTGGGGAGCAACCTCAACCGCAATCTTCAGCAGTTGGGGCTGCAACTGGGATTTGGTTTTCTCAACTCCCAGGCTGGTTTTGCCATTGGTGAATCCGCCATTCCCTACGAACCGTCTGATCCCTATCGTTACGCCCTGGCGGTTGGCCTTCTCAACTCCCTAAAAATTATGGTGGCTGGGATTGTCTTGGCTACCATGGTCGGAGTAACCGTCGGGATTGCCCGTCTCTCGGATAACTGGTTGGTGCGACAACTGGCGCTGGTTTATGTGGAAGTGCTTCGTAATACCCCCCTGCTGTTGCAATTGTTCTTCTGGTATTTCGTTGTCTTCCTGGAACTACCGCCTGTGCAGCAGCAACTTTCCCTTGTGGGATTGGTACAGCTGAACAATCGGGGGATATTTTTACCGGGGAATATCCACCTGTCCCCCGAGTTCTCGGCACTATTGTTGGGGTTAACCTTTTACACTGGATCATTTATTGCTGAAATCGTCCGTGGGGCAATTCAGTCCGTTCCCCTCGGACAGTGGGAAGCTGCTCGTGCCTTGGGATTAAAACCAACCCTGATCATGCGTCTGGTAATTTTTCCCCAGGCATTGCAGGTGATGATTCCCCCCCTGACCAGTCAATATCTGAATCTGATCAAGAATTCTAGCTTGGCGATCGCTGTTGGCTATCCAGATGTCTATGCGGTAGCATCAACAACCTTCAACCAGACGGGACGGGCGGTGGAAGTAATGTTATTACTCTTAGCCACCTACCTGGTCATGAGCCTCAGCATTTCTGGGGTCATGAACCGTTGGAATCACTTGCTGCTGCATCGGAGCAGCCGTTAA